CACGTGCTGTCACCATTAccatatataatgtaataattcaCTCATCACTGTCTAGCTATGGATAATAGTGCTGCTGAAACTTACTCCCTGAAaactgaagggaaaaaaaacacacttaatTGCTTTGTAAGAATAAATTGCATCATTCTTGCTGAACTGTATAATACATTCACATGTCAGGTAATAAAAGCTCACCAAGCTTGAAACTGTGCTCTGGTCCACTCGAATTTGTGGTCGTTGTGTCTGAAGCCTGTTACTCCTGGTAATAAAGGATTGAATTCTGCATTCGGCGTGCTTATTATGACAGTACGTGGCTGCATGTATTCAAACAAAACCTCTGAAAACCTCTCCACTTCCCAAAGCTGAAGGTGCTCCATGCTTTGAGATAGGAAATAAAATGAGGAAATGTTTAAAACCATGATTTTATTCAATGCCAAAATCACCCTGCGTAATACCTTTCAGACAATAATTTAAGCACATGGAATAAATTTGAATACACTCACACTTCAATACAGGTGATCAGATCAAAGCCTTTGGTACACGGCTCTGTTTCTGTGATGGAGCCGTGATAAAGCTTGATTGTAAGTGGTCTGGCATCTGGCTGTAAGTGTTCAGCCATGAGTGGAGCCAGAGCATACctaacacacagtaacagacATGCATACATGGGACCTTCAACTGCTACCCCACTGTATTACGGGATTCTTTAATCATGTCCACTGGGCCGGTATGGCTGCAGACAGAGTACCTCCTGTTTGACTGAAATGAAAGTCTGCAATAAGTATCAGTTGATAGTTGATTGCAGAccaagatgaactgattaaacaagtgaaaTGAAGTGTGGCTCCTGTAGGGTTGGAGtgaaagcctgcagccacactgGCCTTCTGTGGACAAGACTGAAGACCCCTGCTGTAGTGGTACAATATAGCGTGACAAAGATCAAGTAAATCAAATTAGATTAGAGATGTTACAATGAAGTTGATTCAAGAAGTTGATTCCAGACAGTGATGTAttttaggaacacctgtaaattcatgcagttatccaatcatccACTGAGGTGGCAGCAGAGCAATGCAAAAAATTCATGCAGCTGCAGGTCAgaagtttcagttaatgttcacatcaaacatcataatgaagaaaaaatgtgatctctgtgactctgtgatctcagaatgcacaacacatcaaaccttgaggtggatgagctacaacagcagaagaccacatcaggttcctctcctgtcagtcaagaacaggaatatgAGGCTATCATGGTCACAAACTGACCCAAACTAGacaggctcccctgcaacctTTATAGGATAATCAGTAcagaaattggatggatggatggataaatgagcaggtgtgttcctattaaagtggatgatGAGTGTATATGATCAATCTTCACACATTTATTAACTTTGTATGACATTCGTGTTCAACATTTTCGATTTTAGTGAGCAACATAGTATGGAGATATAAAAGCTACCTAAAGTAACTTAGTTCCATGAGGGGGATCTACATGCTTTGTTACAATAGTATGTGGTGTGGAGGGAGGGATCGGGTCAAACAGTGATAATGGAATCTCCTAATTCATGTTACAtcgtctctgtgtctgtctgtgcgttcgtgtttgtctctctgtgtgcgcgtgtgtctctctctctctgtctgtctgtttgcgtgcatctctctctgtctgtgtgtctgcgtacgtctctgcctgtctgtctgtgcgcAGGTGTGTCTGCTGtctgtgcgcgtgtgtgtctgCTGTCTGTGCGCGTCTGCTGtctgtgcgcacgtgtgtgtctgtgcgtgcgtgtgtggctgtctgtgcgtgcgtgtgtctgCTGTctgtgcacgtgtgtgtctgctgtctgtgtgcatgtgtgtctctttgtctgtctgtgtgcgtgtgtctctctctgacggtctgtgagtgtgtgtctctttttgtgtgcgtgtgtgtctctctgtctgtgtgtatatgtgtgtctctctgtttctgtgtgtgtgtatgtatgtatgtatatgtgtgtgtctctctctctcactctgtgtatgtgtgtgttcgaTTCCAGAGTGTTTGCACCCAATGTCTCTGAATGGAGAAGCGATTTTAACATTGATTCCCAGCCCTACTAAATCCTAAGGGTAAAGAAAATGCATAATTAAGACTGGCTTGATGTTGGACGTttgatattcgcagatatgcggaaattaagggaccttCTCTAAAATTACATGCGGCATtggtatacatgtttctaacttcaatagcatttgaagggaatgacttacagtcacacaattAGGgttgcaactaacgattatttcataatcaattagaTGTCCGATTAtatttcgattaatcggatgggggcaaaatttcagtacctttttttcgtttatttaaaataaaatccacaaactgagtgttacaaatatagacttcagactaaaactatacacaactgtttgtccaaaacagaaaagaacccaaaacagacacacacacacgcacacacacacacacaccagaatatatattattcatttaggactgtattTTAATTAGGTGCTTTTtatgcatccataaaaaataatgcataaatacttatatacaatataaactaaaataaacaaattatatatatatatatatatatatatatatatatatatatatatatatatatatatatatatatatatatatatatatatatatatatataagggctGTCACGAGAACTGATACCTCGGTACCAAGTCAGTACCAGCATTCTTAAACCGTGaaggtacttgtttttctggagtAGCGTTACTACCGATTTTAATGGAGGTactgaggttgcaattcttccggacctgatgcaggcagcaaatacgcgcaagtgttttagtcagtccacaagtggtgaagaagaagaacaactacaagcacacggggaaaaagtacagaagtttagctctgccgtgactcgttgagaggaaatgtggtatggaatatggaaatacttcgcatttgacgcagatgacaacaaacataattgatgctctgaagctgGTGTggaaccgatgctatcgttcatttcaaacaaagcaaggaaacacctggaatttggcaaagcacctgaaagatggtcctatattatgtttgtttgaagaAGGTGgaattgtggccgtgaaaccagctaacgttaatgtatgctccatgtaatgtatgcaatagccagttatttgttaacgatgctaacgcattgcaatgttataaactacctcctaatcggccaccatgcatcgccattcagcccgtgtcctgtcagctaaatgtagcctaatgtcactaataattattcaaatgttcatgcttttaataaatgtttttggcCTGCCagcatatcagtgaatttaaactaatgcttgcattcggggtgtgtgcgtgcgcgcgtgcgtctgtgtgcgtgtgtgtttagaagtgcacctccactcattgtcagacagtgtttgataactaaaatacccccccccccccccccatctctctttctctcccttttttttcagtatcagccagaggaggatgacCTCAGgacagtttttaatttatttgattttttttttcattttatttttaaaccacactgtggtatcaaCTATTGGGTACTTTTGGTAGTATCAAtactgactactagatttttggtatcgtgacatccctaatatatatataaagaatttattttatagtatttatgcaaaACTTtttggatgcacaaaaagcacagaattaatcTACAGTCCTAActtaataaaaactcactttcactgcaccttgtggtttctgttactcataATATTAGGAATAtaattttacttgtgtttacttttgatcatagtgttttaattagacattacagatcttactcatgCTACTCTGTGTATCCGCACGTCTACACTGCGCGTGATCAGCAACACGGCCTTGTTACTAacagatcacttccgttataataaacaacagaatttacactgcaagcgtgcaaattcaccatataatgacaataaactttaattaaatgaaacctttttaagcagcttgcaccagtttcccctgccccttacacacagtggagcattttggatataaacataatgCTGGTTCATCACTGTTTGATCTCTGcggtgtttaaaataaaataatattttctcccctaccttagaggacttggaggttacacactttcttcctcagtcacgtgacaaTTTTgcctctgtctgatggtgactgaggtcatattgggaataaaaggtaacgctgacaaagagtaaactgaagaaactCAATGTCTGTGattctgggtgtctgctaatgccagcgtgtgtatgacgtcatgcgccactGACTAGGAAGCAGcatatacttccggttagtaaaaaaaacccccgctagtgttatatttgagatgatattacctttctaaagtccacacactagacagtagtgcatagtgtaagtgtatagtacgtcatttgcgacacaactttagtatttattctCCGAGgcatgttttcggaacagacgtaacgtaatgagtaaatctcccccgtgccgcgcACTGACCAACTAATCGACaatgagatttgttgacaacgattttcataatcgattttatcgattagttgttgcagctgtacacacaaccaactgtagagtgttcatctaggtgttaGCTATAAAGCACACCTTTTAgttttttgatatttattaaaataaactattaaatgaTATGTAAATTTCAGTTGAATTTCACTACCAAATGGGcccacacacaaaatataccataatataaATCTCAATAGCATTTGATGGGAATGACatacaaaaccaactgtaaagtgttcactCAGCtataactaacacacacacacacacacacacacatatatacatacatacatacatacatacatacatacatatacatatatatatatatatatgtatatatatatgtatgtatatatatatatatatatgtatatatatatacatatatacatacatacatacatacatacatacatacatacatatacatatatatatatatatatatgtatatatatatgtatgtatatatatatatatatatatatgtatatatatatacatatatatatacatatatgtatatatatatacatacatatatatatatatatatatatatacatacatatatatatacatatatatatacatacatatatatatgtatgtatatatatgtatatatatatgtatgtatatatatatatatatatatatatatatatatatatatatatatatatatatgtatatatatatatatatatatatatatatatatatatatatatatatatatacatacatatatatatacatatatatatacatacatatatatatgtatgtatatatatgtatatatatatgtatgtatatatatatatatatatatatatatatatatatatatatatatatatatatgtatatatatatgtatgtatatatatatacatatatatatatatacatatatgtatatatatacatatatgtatatatatacatacatatatatatatatatatatatatacatacatatatatatacatatatatatacatacatatatatatgtatgtatatatatgtatatatatatgtatgtatatatatatatatatatatatatatatatatatgtatatatatatgtatgtatatatatatacatatatatatatacatatatgtatatatatatacatacatatatatacatatatgtatatatatatacatacatatatatatatacatatatatatatatacatatatatatatacatacatatatatatatatatatatacatacatatatatatatacatatatatatatatatatacatacatatatatatacatatatatatacatacatatatatatatacatacatatatatatgtatatatatatatacatacatatatatatatatacatatatatatatgtatatatatatgtatgtatatatatatacatatatatatatatatatatatacatacatatgtatatgtatatatatatatatatacacatatatatacgtatatatatatatatatatacgtatatatatatacacatatatatgtatatatatatatatatacacatatatatacgtatatatatatatatacacatatatatatatacgtatatatatatatatatatatacacgtatatatatatatatacacatatatatatatacgtatatatatatatatatatatatatatatacacatatatatacgtatatacatatatatacacatacacatatatatacgtatatacatatatatacacatatatatacgtatatatatatatatatacacatatatatacgtatatatatatatacacatatatatacgtatatacatatatatacacatatatatacgtatatacatatatatatatatatatataatattaaatatatagtaTGAGCCCATTCCTTAGATGGCAATATTTATACAtgatttcatcatttatttttattaaatatcaaaaatctaaaaggcgTGCGTTATACCTgtcacctagatgaacactttacagttggttttgtgaccaAGTCATACCCTTCCAATGCtactgaagttagaaacgtgtgtaactttagagacggtcccttaatttccgcatatcggCGAATATCAAACGTCCAACAGTAAGCCAACTTCATGCCAGTATAAAACTGTTTAGTTCTATGAACTGCACTATTGCAGATTATTATGAAGTAAAACACCAACATGTTTTGTCGGATCGCGGCTGAGTCGATGTCCACTCCTGCCAGTAATTCTACACTGTGGCGATGAAATCTGAGTTTTCTTAGCAGGGAACATTCACAGCATCCTAAATCCAAGacctaacaaaaacaaacacttagTTCAACCATGACGGTACAGGGGGTGTAAACTCAATGTCAGGAGAACAAAGTTATCAACATAAACTTAGGTTCGTTACCGTTCTGGGTCTGGACTTTTTAATAAACTCAATCACAAACTGGTGCCTCTGAATGTACAGAGGAGATGAGAAGAAGCTCCTCATTCTGCTCCTCAACATCTCACCCGCTTCACGCCGCGACATTAATACAGGTTATGGTTCAATACCAAACACCTCCTTATTAAAtctatagtgcactacataaaGGGCAGAACCCGACATTTTATGCATTACGTAGATCGCATTCTCGTAAGGCAGGCTAATAAAGGCCAAACAACTCCtaattatgtatataatgtCCTGCCTATTTTCTAGAAATAGCTGCATTTTATATCCTATTTAGTGCACTTGCAGATGGAGTAGGGAACCATTGGGATTCAGCCAGTGCCTTATAATGGGCGTGGCCAACATCTAGGATTTATAGTCTGATCTCACGCCCCCATTGTGTTGGATGCGGCTGTGAGCGGTCGTGGTTCTCTAAACTGAAGGACAAATTGGGTATTTCtcacaaatgaaaatataattttCGTAAATTTGCAAACTAGCATATACAAGTCTATTACTGGTTAGCGATTCTTGACCAAATATGAAGATTCATAGGTCGGGTTTTCAAGCCCCGGAACTACAAAGctgcaaagcccttaaccctctctgctctaaAGATTCTGTATCGTGGCTGATCCTGCACATTGATCCCAACtttctaacaagctgggatatgtgaagaaaagaatttcactgtgctgtaatgtataattAAAGAGTATCCCCTGCTCATGAATTCCAGGAGTGCATTagcatgtttttaaattttatttattatttaaagatttcatttctttctaAAAATCCATTACATCATTATGAACTGAAGTAAGAGACTGGCCCACGGCTGCTATGTTGGTCTTTTTTGGGGATCtgtccatctcaagtggtccaataattgccAAAAGGTTGGTTGCTCAACCAATttaaatgttactttttttttcttcttttttttttttgaatgattaCGCCTATGTATAGTcattgcaaaatcaccagttttttttttatttaattattatttcactTGGTTTACTTCAGCCATCTTtatgtcatggcacacaacaaattttggttatacagctgtctACGGAAACCTCACCATCTCGGCTCAGGATGGGTCTACCTCCTTTAACAAAACCTGATCTCTAGCGCACATTAGGCTACAaggtacatgtacatatataaacattttgcaaaaTTTTCACTTAagtttagggtcaatttatgaCAGGAAGGGTTTGAGTCTAAGTCTTAATTTTTTAAGGGGGTACCTGGGTGCAGAACATTTCTGCTTTGagactttgcttgtatttcctcatttgtaagtcgctttggataaaagcatatgctaaataaataaatgtcaaatgtaaatgagactttttattATAGGTGTGAgaaagtgctttaaaaaaaaatccccaactTTCAGGttgaaaatctctggtggggaCCAGACacaacctgaaattttcacagaaattaGTACTCTATAGTAGCactctgaaataaaaataaataaataaaataaaatagtgaGTTTCAGGTTAGAGGTTGagtctgcaggacagtggacctcgagggttagatttgaagaaccctgatCTATCATTTTGGTACAGATGTACAGCTGGTATgtgtgaatagattttatcTAAATATGGTAGAACATTGTTTAGTTTGGTGTTTTACAAATTAACAGTGgcataaacagagctgtggtgttgtttctcctgtgaaaAAAGCAGTGAGTGACTAGAGCTCAAAAGCTGTGAAACATCTgcatataaaaaagcaaaaaatgcaATGTATTTATGTAATTCTGTCTGTCCACTGGCTTcttggctttttcttttttgtctttgtttcaatttacactttatttatctttttcatTGCTGTGTTAAATTGTTAATGGTGACTGAATAATGAATGCATCtatgttgtatatttttgtattatcgcaataaaataattttaaaatgcaaacatttattttcttatttgaaAAAGATATAAAACAGTATGTAAAAATTTGGTCACCACAGAAAACAAGGCTAAAAAAAATGGGATGTTTGTGCTATAgttggtgtttatatataatccCCTTTTTCATTTGAGTGAGGAATATTGCTGTtaaatgttttctgtttgtaAAGTGAATATACGGAGTGTACggtattttaaaatgtcacaaaATGTGCTTGAATGTAGTGACAGACACGCATGCGCGGAACAGATCGGATTGGTTAACCACAACCAATCACAGGCGCGGTTGGTGCTTACGcattacactgcgcatgcgtcGTCATGCGCTGCGGAGTCTGGCAGTAGTGAGCGCACTCATTGGTTCAATAACGGACCAACCAGGATTATTCTTATTGATTTATGCGGCCATGTTTTCCTTCCCAGACTTCGCTGATGTGGTATAGACGTGTAGCTTGTGTGTGTACCAAGAGAAGAGCCGTTGTAATTCATAATACTCATTTTCAGTTCACGTTCTGTTGAATCATGCCTTATTATCAGACCTGGGAAGAATTTGCTCGAGCGGCAGAAAAACTTTATTTGACGGATCCGATGAAGGTAAGTCGGGTTTCACGGCTGTGCATTTAACGGCTTTGAGGTTTTACACTGAGTTGTAGCGTTTAAACACTTCACATATTCTCACTGTTCCTAACGGACTTGTTTTTGTTCAGGACCGGTCGGTCCCAGCTGTCTGATCATCAGCGAGCTAATCATTTCGAAAGACACATATTTGCACGTCTTACCTCCAGTGTTGATAGTGTGTTATACAGCTACAGTCAGCGCTGTAAAAATAATGGTAGTGAATGGCTTGGTCTCTGTGTGCAGGTCCGAGTTGTGCTGAAATACCGCCACTGTGACGGGAACCTCTGCATGAAAGTCACAGATAATGCTGTGGTAAGTTGCTTTTCCCAGCCGATCGGTCCTCAAACCCACCTGTGATCTGTCAGACTTGACCTCTGGGCTTTT
The sequence above is drawn from the Ictalurus punctatus breed USDA103 chromosome 25, Coco_2.0, whole genome shotgun sequence genome and encodes:
- the srp9 gene encoding signal recognition particle 9 kDa protein; this translates as MPYYQTWEEFARAAEKLYLTDPMKVRVVLKYRHCDGNLCMKVTDNAVCLQYKTDQAQDVKKIEKLHGKLMRLMVSKESSGVMETD